The following are encoded together in the Candidatus Tectomicrobia bacterium genome:
- a CDS encoding cytochrome c3 family protein — protein MHSWRLWTLAAVAGFAVFFSTVAGYGQMPVPPDITFKQTKDFTPTVFSHKIHAAKNPDCTACHPQIFPMKAGGTLEGKPIPLADMMAGKYCGTCHNGQKAFLMTDCVKCHPPKK, from the coding sequence ATGCACAGTTGGAGGCTCTGGACTTTGGCTGCTGTCGCGGGCTTTGCCGTCTTTTTCAGCACTGTCGCGGGTTATGGCCAGATGCCGGTGCCGCCGGATATCACCTTCAAGCAGACGAAGGATTTCACGCCGACCGTCTTCAGCCATAAGATTCACGCCGCCAAGAATCCCGACTGCACGGCCTGCCATCCCCAGATTTTTCCGATGAAGGCGGGGGGCACGCTGGAGGGGAAGCCCATTCCCCTGGCGGACATGATGGCGGGAAAATATTGCGGGACCTGCCATAACGGGCAGAAGGCGTTCCTGATGACAGACTGCGTGAAGTGCCATCCGCCGAAGAAATGA